One Aegilops tauschii subsp. strangulata cultivar AL8/78 chromosome 2, Aet v6.0, whole genome shotgun sequence genomic window, agattgaactagttatgtggatactgacgatcgaatctcgggcaagtaacataccgatgacaaagggaatactgtatgttgtcataacggttcgaccgataaaaatcttcgtagaatatgtgggaaccaatatgatcatctaggttccgctattggttattgaccggagaggtgtctcggtcatgtgtacatagttctcgaacccgtagggtccgcacgcttaacattcgatgactatttgtattatgagttatgtgttttggtgaccgaagattgttcggagtcccggatgagatcacggacatgacgatgagtctcgaaatggtcgagaggtaaatattgatatattggatgatagtattcagacaccagaatggttccagagtgtttcgggtatttatcggagtacagGGAGGTTACCGGAAACCCCGGTGGAAGTAATGCgccacatgggccataggggagaggcaAGGCAGCCCACGAGGGGATGGCGTGCGCCCCCTCATGAGGAGTCCGAATgggacaagggaagggggcgcggccccctttccttctcctactccctctcctttcccctttccctcTCCGGTAAAAGGAAGGGGGTCCGAATTgaacttggagtcctagtaggactcccccacTTGGGGTGCgccctggccggcctcctcccctctcctcctttatatacgggggcgggggcacCTCTAGGGATAACatcaattgttcttagccgtgtgcggtgcccccctccaccgtttactcctccagtcatattttcgtagtgcttaggcgaagccctgcgcggaccacttcatcactgtcaccacgccatcacgctgacgaaactctccctcgacactttgctggatcaagagttcgagggacgtcatcgagttgaacgtgtgcataactcggaggtgccgtacgttcggtacttgatcggttggatcgcgaagacgttcgactacatcaactgtgttaaactaacgcttctgcttttggtctacgagggtacgtggacacactctccccctctcgttgctatgcatctcgtagatagatcttgcgtgagcgtagaatttttttgaaattgcatgctacgttccccaacaagaccCACCATGCATGTTCGTTGCTGCGCGAGGCGACCGGCTCAAGCGTTCCGCCGGCGGACCGTTTTACGTTTTCCCATAATTTATGTTAAAGATTGACTCAAAATCCTAGAGGACCCAATAAGTCAAGACGAAGGGAGTACAAGTAACAAGTTAATGAAAACTGACAATTACTTTTTCACCCGCAAAAAGAATGAAAACTGATAAGGTTAGCGTGCTTTGATGCGCTGAAGAATCACGACATTGATTCTCCCTAATGtttgaataaataaaaaattGAAGCATATCTACATGTATGATTTCCAAATGGAAAGACATATATGAAATTTGGAAGCTCTAATCTTCTCAAACAAAAGttgaaacaataaaaaaacagCAAACTGCTACGATTAATCGGGGGTGCACTAATAAGACAACAGTAACCGTGGAGATATGCCGAAAACCAAATGTGGCCCTATAAAATAAATCTGAAGACATTTTCAGATAATACCTTAGCATCACTGCACTCAAAGAACCGTCTGTGGCCCTATTATATCCTTATTGTATGACCAACTGAGCGAGAACGTCAGAATGCAAGACGCGGAAGAAAAATATTTCAGATAAACAGAAATACTCGCATCAACACCGGCAAAAAACAATTACTAGTAAAAATTCTTGTCAACGAGGTAAATGACGCCCGTGATTTGCAGTGCCCTTGTCGAGGCGATCCTGAGGCGATCGCCATGCAACTTTGAATCAGCCGATCCGGTGAATGATCCACGAGAAATtgagaggaaagagaagagaTTTGTTCGCCCATGGAGTGCCCATGTGGATTCAGATCCGCTGGGATTACGGGAGAGGTGGATCAAGACGAGGGAGTCGGTGCGCAGGTACGCTGAAAAGAGGAAGGCATCCCCGAAACATCGACAGGAAAGCGGAGGGAATCATTCAGTTATCTCAGACGAGGGATTTGACAGGATTCGAGGCAAAGTCCAGCAAATGAGATCTGATCTGCATTACAAGCTTATGGAAGGAGATCATAAGAGAGAGGAAAGAGACCACGAGGTTTTCCATATAGCAGATCTGCCGGATAAAGGAGGAGGTACGCTGCCATATAAGGAGGATCCAAAGATGCCTGCAAGGGAAGACGATCGCGTCTTGTCCGAGTCTATTGATCTGATACCATCAAAGGGGTGATACCATCTGGGCTATTAAGAGGAGGATCGAGGGATTGAGACACCCACCATAGTCCATTCAAACCCCCACCAAAGACCAACCAGCAACTATGGCGGACAAACCCCACCGTGAGGGAAAGGAGCCCATGGAGCAATTCGGCAAGCTGGAGGTGATCGGCAAGAGCAAGCTGGTTTCAAGGCCGCTGTTATGCGGTGGCTCCTCGAGGGGGAGCGGTGACCCGTATCGCACCCCCTTGGGTCAAGGAGGAGCGGTGCCTCATGGCTCCAGGACGGCGGGCAGAGGTGCTGTCACCCCTGCATTCTCGGTCGCCCTGGAGAAGAAGGCTCCAAATGTGGTGCAACTGAACCTGTCCAAGGAGAGGGCGGCCATGCACACGAGATGGATAGATGTCGGGCTGTTCTTCTCGGTGCAGCTTTTCAGCATCGGGGGACTGTTCAAGGAGCTCAAGAGCAAGTGGGGTCTGAGGGGGCGACTCATTCACTCGCCTCTAAAGAACAACTGTTTCCTCCTCGAGTTCGAGCACGAAGGCGACCTGAGGTTCATCCTCCGGAATGGCCCATGGACACACCGCGGCGATGCATTCCTGGTGACCGCGGTGGACGGGAGCATTAGGCCCAGTGATGTGAAGATCGCGCACATGTCGATTTGGGTTCACAGCTATGATGCTCCCCCGATCATGCTCTCTGAACCGGTGGCTCGCGAGATCGATGGCAGGCTAGGTGAAGTGCTTGAAGTGCATACGGACAGAGAAGGTAATATCTGGGGTGACTTCCTAAGAATCCTTATTAACCATGATGTTGATGAACCCCTCTCTAGCACCTTAGAGTCTCATGATTTTGCTGAAAATGAGGTGTTCTTCCTAGATGTCAAGTACGAGAGGGTACCCCGTTTCTGTAGCTTCTGTGGCTTCCTTGGTCATAGCCAGCGCGATTGTAAGCTACCCGTAGACCTCCAAAAGATGAGGTTCACGACAGCATTACGCGCTTCTCCGTTTAAGCATAGTAATGGTAGGGATAGCTTTGCAAACCATGGCACCAGCAACGCATGGTGAATCCTGCACTTCGGCTCGGAGGCCGGGTGTGGGACAAGAGCAAATCCAGGAAGGAGTGCAGAAATGACCAGGGTGGACATACCTGAGGAGGTGCTGATGGACCCGGTGGTGCAGGCTGCGATTGCAGCTGTTAGTGTAATCAAGCTTGGGCCTGAGGAAAACGGGATAGAGGAGGCCCCTTCATCAAAGCTTGGTCTGGAGGAAGAAGGGTCGAACACCAACAAAACCCCTACCTCGGACCGTAGCCCTGCTGCGATCGGTGTGGGGGTCTTCAACAACAATTCCCCTCCACCATCGCCCTCTGATGATCATGCAACAAACTTTGGTCAGGGATCTAGGGGATCGAGCTTAGAAGCCCCTATGGGCTTTGGGCCTATCCCGCTCTACCGCTCTGGGCTGGCGGCTGTCCCTACACCACATCAGGCGCCGCCAGCATCCCAGACCGTTCCAACGCTGTCCGACCCCTTGACCATGGTGGGGACTGACAGGGCTCCTGCAAAAGGAATACCGGTCGGCGGAACTGAAGTTCAGATGCAGAATGGAAGAGAGGACGTGGTTCAGGTCAGGGATTTGGAGGAGGAAATAGGAGAGAGGGGTAAGGTGTTAGGCAAACATGCTGATCGTGAAACAAGGGATGGGAAAAACACAAGAGCAACGGTGAGGAGGAGGGTGAGATGAAAAAGAAAGCAAGAGGTGGATCAGatgatgcaggagatggtggcaCCGGAGAGTATGGTCGATAGGAAGCAACCGGTCAAGGGGCTGCCGGTACACTGACGGGCGCTAATGGCGGTGCCCGTCAGGGGCCATGACGGTATTAAGTTGGAACTGCCGGGGTCTTGGGCAGCCCCGGACAGTTCAAGAGCTCGTGTGCCTAGTGCACACATACAAGCCTAAGCTTGTGTTCCTCTCTGAAACGCGGCAGAGCAATGCGTACGTCAATAAGCTAAGATGAAGGCTTGGCCTCAAATATTGTATTGCACAACCCGGTATAGGTAAAAGTGCCGGTATTGCGCTCTTCTATGATGATAGTGTTGATATAATAAAGCTTGCCGTTGGCCCGAGGTATATTGATGTGTTAGTTCGTTTGACTCCCAATGGGTTGCAGTGGAGGGGTACCTTTGTCTACGGAGAACCGAAAGCCCATGAAAGATACCTTATGTGGGAACTTATGAGAAGAATAAAAGATAACTCAAAGGCCCCGTGGTTGATGGTGGGGGATTTTAATGAAACGATGTGGCAATCCGAGCACCTATCAACCACTAAATGGTCGGAAAGATATATGGAGAATTTTAGAAGAGTTCTCTCTGATTGCAGTCTGTTTGATCTTGGGTTCAAAGGGCCAGTTTGGACATACAATAATAAACAAGAGGGGAGGAAGAACATGTGTGCGAGATTGGACAGAGGGGTTGCTTCAGCGAGCTGGTCAGATCACTTTAGAGAAGCTACGGTCGAACACATTTGTTCGAGTCATTCTGATCACCTACCGGTCCTCATCAGATGTGGGAAGAGGAAAGAGTGGAGACCTGTAGGATCAAAACCTTCCCACCCCTTTCGCTACGAACATATGTGGGAACAAGTGGAGTCGCTGCAGAGAACGATCGAGGAGGGGTGGAGAGGTTCAGGCGAAGCTACAAACCTACAGGATGTGGGTGCAAAAATCAGTAATATGGAGCATGTACTGAGGACGTGGGCTGAGAGGGACTTTGGATCAGTTCTAAAGAAAACTGCTGAATTCAGAAGAAAGTTGAGCATCTTGTGGAGCTCTCCTAATTCGGCCGAGAATCAACAGAAGATCAAGAGGTGTGAGGCAGAACTGGACGAAATTCTTTTGCAGGAAGAACTGATGTGGAGACAGCGATCACGGGTAACTTACTTGCGCGAAGGGGATCGCAATACCAAATGGTTTCAAAGGAAAGCAACATGGAGGATGAAGAAAAATGAGATTAGCAGATTGTTAGACAGTAGTGGAGTGTGGAAAGAGGACAAAGAGGGGATACAAGATATCACGAGAAGCTTCTTTCAAAACCTATATGAAAAGGAACATGGGGTAGAGCCACAGGCTGTGTTAAATTTGGTGGAAACAAAGGTTACGGAGGAGATGAATTCAGCTCTAACAAAGCCCTTCACTGAGAAAGAAGTGACTGACTCCTTGTTTCAGATTGGACTTTTGAAAGCTCCAGGCCCGGATGGTTTACTAGCTAGGTTCTATCAGAGAAATTGGGAGTCTTGCGAGATGACGTGGTCAGGGGCGTTCTAAGTTTTTTCGAGAGGGGAGTTATGCCTGAAGGTATCAATGATACTGTATCGTGCTTATTCCTAAAGGCAAAGACCCAAGTCACTCAAGGACTATCGACCCATTAGCCTATGCAACGTAATTTACAAGGTGATTTCAAAGTGCCTAGTCAACCGCTTACGACCATTCTTGGACGGGATTATTTCTGAAACTCAAAGTGCTTTCGTTCCCGGACGCATGATCACCGACAATGCCACTATTGCATTCGAGTGCTTCCATAAGATTCAGCATAGCAGAAATAAACACGACACATATTGCGCGTACAAGTTGGACTTGGCAAAAGCGTATGACGGGGTTGACTGGAATTTTCTTGAAGGGGTCCTGTTAAAGTTGGGTTTCAACCAGAAGTGGACAGCCTGGGTTATGGAGTGTGTCCGCTCAGTGAAATACTCAGTTAGGTGTAACGGAGAGCTTTTGGATCAATTCATACCAACTAGAGGGCTACGACAGGGTGACCCCTCAGTCCATATCTATTCCTTTTCGTAGCTGATGGTCTGGTTGCCCTCATGAACAAGAAGATAAGAGATGGCAAGCTGACACCAGTTAAAATCGCAAGGAACAACCCGGGAATTTCAAATCTCCTTTTCCTTGATGATAATTTGATCTTCAAAGCCACAGTGGAGCAGGCACGAGCTATGAAAGAGGTGCTAGTTACCTTTCAGAATGGCACGGGGCAATTGTTAAGCGAGAGTAAATGCTCCTTGCTCTTTAGTGAGCAATGCCCGGAAGGGACTAGGGAAGAAATTAAGAATGTATTGGGAGTGGTATCTGCTTTGTTTGAGAGTAAGTATTTGGGATTGCCGACACCGGAAGGAAGAATGAAGGATGAAAATTTCCAACCGATCTTGGATAGATTTGCAAAGAGATGTAGTGATTGGTCAGGGAGGTTCATGGCCTATGCCGCAAAGGACGTACATGTCAAATATGTCGTACAAGCCCAGCCGTGCTTCACTATGGGTGTTTTCCTTCTGTCgaagggattttgtgagaaataTGAGAAATTGATACGAGATTTCTGGTGGGGGGACGAAGAGGGCCATCGGAAAGTGCATTGGATGTCGTGGGAGCACATGACCCGACCAAAGAGAGCGGGTGGAATTGGTTTTAGGGACATGCATCTTTTCAACGTCGCGTTGTTAGCGAAACAGAGTTGGAGGCTCCTCCAGAACCCTGATAGTTTGTGTGCTAGGGTGCTCAAATCTAAATATTTCCCACATGGTAACCTGCTAGATACGGTGTTCACTTCAGATGCCTCACCGGTGTGGAAGGGAATTGAGGCTGGATTGGAGCTTCTCAAGAAAGGGATTATTTGGCGTGTGGGTGATGGAAAGAGCATTCAAATACAAAGAGACCAATGGATCCCTCGTAAGGAAGGACTGAAGACTGCTTCCTTGGTTAGGAGGTCTAGATTACGTTGCGTAAATCAGCTAATGCAACCGTCGAGCAAAGAATGGGATGTTGGGCTCGTGAAACAAATTTTCCATCCCTTTGATGCGGAAGAAATCTGCAAAATTCCCATCCCAAAGTCTAATGCGGAAGACCGAGTTGCTTGGCACTATGAGCGGAGTGGAATCTTTACTGTCAGAAGTGCGTATAGACTGGCTGCTTCAATCCAAGGTCAGACTCAACAAATCCCATCGAGCTCTTCCAGTGGACCAAATTCCAGGAGCATTTGGGATCTGATTTGGAAAGCAAAGGTTCCGCCAAAAGTGAGAATATTTGGGTGGCGTGTTGCTACAAATACGCTGGCCACTAAGAGGAATAAATGGAAGAGGACTCTGGAGGTGGATGCCACATGCGGTATATGTGGCTGTGAAGAGCAAGATGAATTCCATGCGGTGGTCGCTTGCACTAAAAGTATAGCACTAAGACATGAAATGAGAAAGGATTGGGATCTCCCCCTGGAATGCGCCTTCCAGAAAACTGGCCCAGACTGGCTGCAGGTGCTCCTAGATAAAATCCAGGAAGATATGCGTGCAAGGGTGCTCATGCTGCTGTGGAGAGGATGGCACTTGCGCGACAATTGTGTCCATGGGAAAGGCAATGAAACTATCAGACAATCTGTACTCTTTCTTCTAAAGTATGAGGAGGAGCTCCAACTAGCTCACGCTACACCGGCAGTGCCTGAGTCTGGGAAGGACGTGTGGCCACTAACCAACCTTGGGTTGCGTCGATCGGAGCAGACAACAATGAGGTGGAACGCCCCGGCACAAGGGACAGTAAAAATCAATTTTGACGCCTCGTACCTGTCAGACAGTGGGCAATGCTGGGCGGGAGCGGTCGTAAGGGATCACAGAGGGAAAGTGTTGGTGTCAGTGTGTAAGCAGGTTGGTTTTGCAGCAAGTGTGGAAGACGCAGAGGCTCGGGCGGCTTTGGCTGGCTTGGAGGCTTTAGCAGATGTGTACAGAGGACCAATCGTGCTTGAGATGGATTGCATGTTGATAGTCAGCGAGTTAAACAGAGAAACACGGAGCCTATCACCATGCTATGGAGTACTACGGGATACTCTGAATGCCCTGGCGGCTTTTTCATCCTTCAGTGTCACACATGTGAGCAGGAAACACAATTCACTGGCCCATGAGCTTGCAGCGGAGGCAAGGACGCATGGCGATCTTCAGCTCATCGCCAGGGTGCCGGACAGGCTGATGAATATGATGCAGAATGAATGTACTCCCACCATTTGAGTATTCTGTATACTCTGAGTATCTCAAAAAAAATTCTCCTCAACATCGGCACTCGGCAGGCAGGAAAACTCTCACTCCGCACAAGCATCTTCAACAACATATAAATAACAAAGAGACGTTCTTACAATTGCTTGATAAAATGTGATGGAAATCAAGGACAAAGATTGGAAATGAGAGGACAATGAAAGGATGAGGAGGTGCAGAACACTCGCACGTATATGCCAACTAAGAGCAAATCTATAACCGGACGCCCCATACCCGTCCGCACACATCTATAACCGGACGCCCCATACCTGTCCCAAACGTCCGGACAGGCTGCCCCATTACTGTTCGGACGCAAAAACGCCATCCAGCCGCCTTTTTATATCATGTCTAAACGCCTAGACTGATCGGCACTTCCCATATCTAGCCTAAATCTGGGGTGGATATAGGACGCCCGGACGCGCCCGTGCACGCTCGTCATGTAAGATTCGGCCCACGTTGGCCCACCAGACCCCAAATAAAATGGACCCTATCCGCACCTCCggccgaaaccctagccacaTTCTGCTCCACTCCCCTCCCCTCCAGCCCATTTCCTTCGCCCACAAGCTCCCGACCAGCAATCTCCTACCCTATCCGGCAGAGCGGGCAGAGGATACGAGTCCTACACCTCCAGATCCATTGACCCCGAGCTCATCCCACGCGACCCGAGGAGGAGATGACCGTCCGCCTTGCGCTCCACCGCTTCCGGGAGGAGGCCGTCTAACGGCAGAGCTCAGACTCCTTCCGTCGGGAATCCATAGCGTCTGCCCAAATGGGGCATGGATCCGGCGCGAGGTGTGTTGCCGCTGCCTCACCGGAGGCGGTGCAGTCCATTTGGCATCCGAATGCGCCAACGGACCGCTTCGTTGCCACGTAAATATGGAGGAGGTGAACGCATGGGCGTCCGCCGACGTCAATATGGTGCAACGTGCCAGCTGTGCAAGGTAGTGGGTCGGAGATGGTGGAAGCCCTCGCGATGGTGGACGTTGGTGAGGCGGAGTCGCATTCTTCGGTGCCTCGTATGGTGCACCAGTCCAGACACCGCAACCGCGTCATGGTGGACATCGCTGGCTCCTCCGAGGATGGATCCATGATTAATCTCACGTCCACCGACACCGTGAAGGTTCCGGACTTCGATGAGGAAGAGTAGGGATGGGAGACGGCGGTCCCTTGAGTTTCGTGCCGGTCAGTGTCCCGTGTGCTACTATACCTCGCCGACGCCCGGACAAACACTctgaggggcgcagccagccGCCGGACATGGGCACGGCGGATCCGGACGAGCTTCGCTTAGAGTAGATTTTATGTTGCATGTAATAATATGGATTTGGTGATTTTAAAATAGTGTTTGTGGTTGCGGAATCGATTTTGTGATGTTCGGTCACTGTTCGCAGGCATTTGGGAGCTGAATTTTTGCAATTGCCGTTGTGGATGCTCTAACTATACATGCATATGGATAGGTTAACACAAATTGTTCAACATTTTCTCCATGCATATCAATGTAACCTCATTTATACTATATATAATACCAAAATACATGAAAATGACAATGTAGGCGCATGAGTTCCGGCAGAAAATTGATAGGTCCACAAGGAAATAATACCTATGTAATTTTCCAAATAAACAAAATATTGTAGGCCCAAAACAAGTTATCCAAACATATAATTAGAAGTATAAGCCCTTTCTTCCTTTCATTTTTGC contains:
- the LOC141041027 gene encoding uncharacterized protein — translated: MTVLSWNCRGLGQPRTVQELVCLVHTYKPKLVFLSETRQSNACGKRKEWRPVGSKPSHPFRYEHMWEQVESLQRTIEEGWRGSGEATNLQDVGAKISNMEHVLRTWAERDFGSVLKKTAEFRRKLSILWSSPNSAENQQKIKRCEAELDEILLQEELMWRQRSRVTYLREGDRNTKWFQRKATWRMKKNEISRLLDSSGVWKEDKEGIQDITRSFFQNLYEKEHGVEPQAVLNLVETKVTEEMNSALTKPFTEKEVTDSLFQIGLLKAPGPDGLLARFYQRNWESCEMTWSGAF